One genomic segment of Occultella kanbiaonis includes these proteins:
- a CDS encoding glycosyltransferase: protein MYSQQSDAQIGAIVVNHNTSAWTEVLIRSLFVQNPGFGRLTVYDNGSIDDRSAMLDAAAQYGAEIQQSGFDTTTTTNSHGQVLSKFVLDPRNAELDYLLFLDADVCFTSPGTIRILREELERNPTAFGAGPRMSWDGESEMAPDLAANPEIYRDRLHPACALVRNTELFRRVVDEVGLSCATQHLVGRERFLDTFRLATMVMRTHGASHVIADALIMHAFAVSYPNESSSLIPQKEARRDAWLRNLRTK from the coding sequence GTGTACTCCCAGCAGTCAGATGCTCAGATCGGTGCGATCGTCGTCAACCACAACACCTCTGCCTGGACCGAGGTGTTGATCCGCTCGTTGTTCGTTCAGAACCCTGGCTTCGGCCGACTGACGGTCTACGACAACGGCTCGATCGACGACCGGTCCGCGATGCTGGACGCGGCGGCACAGTACGGCGCGGAGATTCAGCAGTCCGGGTTCGACACCACGACAACCACGAACTCCCACGGTCAGGTGCTGAGCAAGTTCGTGCTCGACCCGAGGAACGCAGAGCTTGATTACCTGCTCTTCCTCGACGCCGACGTCTGCTTCACCAGTCCCGGAACGATCCGCATCCTGCGAGAGGAGTTGGAGCGGAATCCGACGGCGTTCGGGGCCGGCCCGCGCATGTCGTGGGACGGCGAGAGCGAGATGGCGCCCGACCTGGCTGCCAATCCTGAGATCTACCGGGATCGGCTGCATCCCGCGTGCGCCCTGGTTCGCAACACAGAGCTGTTCCGCAGGGTGGTCGACGAGGTCGGGCTGTCGTGCGCGACGCAGCACCTCGTCGGCCGGGAGCGGTTCCTCGACACTTTTCGCCTGGCCACGATGGTCATGCGGACTCACGGCGCCAGCCACGTCATCGCCGATGCGCTGATCATGCACGCCTTCGCGGTGTCCTACCCGAACGAGTCCAGTTCGCTGATCCCGCAGAAAGAAGCCCGACGCGACGCCTGGCTCCGGAATCTCAGGACCAAATAG
- a CDS encoding carbohydrate ABC transporter permease codes for MATLTLDRPQAATPRPERDARRRRSVLGTIVLYVVLIAAAAVIMLPFFWMVTSSLKTNNQVFTVPIQWFPDPVVWSNYVDIWAKSDMSTWLRNTLILSVTVTFLQVFTGSFAAYGFSKMRFPGRDVLFLAYIGTIAVPWQAYMIPQFILMSRFGLSNTLWAIIALQAFGAFGVFLMKQYYDSIPEELSEAARIDGLSEYSIWRRIVLPLSGPAVATLTLLTFVNTWNDYLGPLIYLRDRDLWTIQIGLKTFVSQYNAEYALIMTGSVLSVLPIAIIFMLGQRYFVQGIATAGLKG; via the coding sequence ATGGCCACCCTCACCCTCGACCGCCCGCAGGCGGCGACGCCCCGGCCCGAGCGGGACGCGCGCAGACGTCGCAGCGTCCTCGGCACGATCGTGCTGTACGTGGTCCTGATCGCCGCGGCCGCAGTGATCATGCTGCCGTTCTTCTGGATGGTCACGTCCTCCCTGAAGACCAACAACCAGGTCTTCACGGTGCCGATCCAGTGGTTCCCGGACCCGGTGGTCTGGAGCAACTACGTCGACATCTGGGCCAAGTCGGACATGAGCACCTGGCTGCGGAACACGCTGATCCTGTCCGTGACCGTGACGTTCCTGCAGGTGTTCACCGGCAGCTTCGCCGCGTACGGCTTCTCGAAGATGCGCTTCCCCGGCCGGGACGTGCTGTTCCTGGCCTACATCGGCACGATCGCGGTGCCGTGGCAGGCGTACATGATCCCGCAGTTCATCCTGATGTCGAGGTTCGGGCTCTCGAACACGCTCTGGGCGATCATCGCGCTGCAGGCGTTCGGGGCGTTCGGGGTGTTCCTGATGAAGCAGTACTACGACTCGATCCCCGAGGAGCTCTCCGAGGCGGCCCGGATCGACGGTCTGTCCGAGTACTCGATCTGGCGCCGGATCGTGCTGCCGCTCTCCGGTCCCGCGGTGGCCACGCTGACCCTGCTCACGTTCGTGAACACCTGGAACGACTACCTCGGGCCGCTGATCTACCTGCGTGACCGGGACCTGTGGACGATCCAGATCGGCCTCAAGACGTTCGTGTCCCAGTACAACGCCGAGTACGCGCTGATCATGACGGGGTCGGTCCTGTCCGTGCTGCCGATCGCGATCATCTTCATGCTCGGGCAGCGGTACTTCGTGCAGGGCATCGCCACCGCCGGGCTGAAGGGCTGA
- a CDS encoding ABC transporter substrate-binding protein — MKRTIMMSAAAVAAATLVLAGCSSGTDNDSGGGGEVTGEVTITLAGWSLTTTPEFQVLADAFHEENPNITVEVLEYDATEYDTQMIADLAAGTAPDMYVLKNLKNFVTYQDGGQLLDVSSVAAELGDDVNGVDAYTVDDVTYAIPYRQDAWYLYYNQDLFDAAGVAQPDGSWTWDDYATAAEALTAGLSAAGSDAKGTYQHGWQSVVQGFANAQADGADLLSGDWEYLMPYYERAVALQDAGAQVDFGTLTTNSLTYQSQFGTQQAAMMPMGSWYVATLLAQQASGEADAFNWAFAPAPQLDDSTTGEPVTFADPTGIGINPAVSDEVAAASMEFLTFVGSEAAASALAEIGITPAITNDAVTETFFGIEGIPTDELSQFTFSTHDVRPENPVDLNTVALQNILGDAHTAIMSGSVSPADGIAEAMDRAASEIG; from the coding sequence ATGAAGCGCACCATCATGATGAGCGCGGCGGCCGTCGCCGCCGCGACGCTCGTCCTGGCCGGCTGCAGCAGCGGCACGGACAACGACTCCGGCGGCGGCGGCGAGGTCACCGGGGAGGTCACCATCACCCTGGCCGGGTGGAGCCTGACCACCACGCCCGAGTTCCAGGTCCTCGCGGACGCCTTCCACGAGGAGAACCCGAACATCACGGTCGAGGTCCTCGAGTACGACGCCACCGAGTACGACACCCAGATGATCGCGGACCTCGCCGCGGGCACGGCCCCGGACATGTACGTGCTGAAGAACCTCAAGAACTTCGTCACGTACCAGGACGGCGGCCAGCTCCTGGACGTCTCCAGCGTCGCGGCCGAGCTCGGCGACGACGTCAACGGTGTGGACGCCTACACCGTCGACGACGTGACCTACGCGATCCCCTACCGCCAGGACGCCTGGTACCTCTACTACAACCAGGACCTGTTCGACGCAGCGGGCGTCGCCCAGCCCGACGGCTCGTGGACCTGGGACGACTACGCCACCGCGGCCGAGGCGCTGACCGCCGGCCTGAGCGCGGCGGGCAGCGACGCCAAGGGGACCTACCAGCACGGGTGGCAGTCCGTGGTCCAGGGCTTCGCGAACGCCCAGGCCGACGGCGCCGACCTGCTCTCCGGCGACTGGGAGTACCTGATGCCCTACTACGAGCGTGCGGTCGCGCTCCAGGACGCCGGCGCCCAGGTGGACTTCGGGACGCTGACCACCAACTCGCTCACCTACCAGTCGCAGTTCGGCACCCAGCAGGCCGCGATGATGCCGATGGGCTCCTGGTACGTGGCGACACTGCTCGCGCAGCAGGCCTCGGGCGAGGCGGACGCGTTCAACTGGGCCTTCGCCCCGGCGCCCCAGCTCGATGACTCCACCACCGGCGAGCCGGTCACGTTCGCGGACCCGACCGGCATCGGCATCAACCCGGCCGTCAGCGACGAGGTGGCCGCGGCCTCCATGGAGTTCCTGACGTTCGTTGGCAGCGAGGCGGCGGCGTCCGCCCTGGCCGAGATCGGCATCACCCCGGCGATCACCAACGACGCCGTGACCGAGACGTTCTTCGGCATCGAGGGCATCCCCACCGACGAGCTGTCCCAGTTCACCTTCTCCACGCACGACGTGCGCCCGGAGAACCCGGTGGACCTCAACACGGTGGCGCTGCAGAACATCCTCGGTGACGCCCACACGGCGATCATGTCCGGGAGCGTCTCCCCCGCCGACGGCATCGCCGAGGCGATGGACCGCGCCGCGTCCGAGATCGGCTGA
- a CDS encoding hydroxyacid dehydrogenase, translated as MTRSTVGAVNLDKGVASVMTRPRVLLVMDQATFALQFGPDEQARLAELATLGDPVVVGGLADVDPGRLAETEVLITSWGCPPITAAQLDAAPHLRVLLHAAGSVRGLVPPDFHGRGVQVATAATMNAVPVAEYTLAAVILAGKRALPLAQVGRTQPTGWQNSFATRSLSNLGRTIGIVGFSTIGRRVLELLRVLETGPVLVADPFADPDRVRAAGGELRPLPEVLGRAEILSLHAPLLPSTQHLIGRAELALLPDGATLINTARGGIVDSAALLAECASGRLDAILDVTDPEPLPTGHPLLALPNVTVTPHLAGSLGSETRRLSHFALDGLAAYAAGEPLPGAVTPEASELSA; from the coding sequence TTGACCCGTTCGACAGTCGGTGCCGTGAACCTCGACAAGGGAGTTGCCTCCGTGATGACGCGGCCGCGCGTGTTGCTGGTGATGGACCAGGCCACCTTCGCGCTGCAGTTCGGCCCGGACGAGCAGGCGCGCCTCGCCGAGCTGGCCACTCTCGGCGACCCGGTCGTGGTCGGCGGCCTCGCCGACGTCGACCCGGGCCGGCTCGCCGAGACCGAGGTGCTCATCACCTCATGGGGGTGCCCCCCGATCACGGCGGCCCAGTTGGACGCCGCGCCGCACCTGCGGGTGCTGCTGCACGCCGCGGGCAGCGTGCGCGGCCTCGTGCCGCCGGACTTCCACGGCCGCGGGGTGCAGGTCGCCACGGCGGCGACGATGAACGCGGTGCCGGTCGCCGAGTACACGCTCGCTGCCGTCATCCTCGCCGGCAAGCGCGCCCTGCCCCTGGCCCAGGTCGGCCGGACGCAGCCCACCGGGTGGCAGAACTCGTTCGCGACCCGGAGCCTGTCCAACCTCGGACGCACGATCGGGATCGTCGGGTTCTCGACGATCGGACGCCGGGTGCTCGAGCTCCTCCGAGTGCTCGAGACCGGCCCGGTCCTGGTGGCCGACCCGTTCGCCGACCCCGACCGAGTGCGAGCCGCCGGCGGTGAGTTGCGCCCGCTGCCGGAGGTGCTCGGCCGGGCCGAGATCCTCTCGCTGCACGCGCCGCTGCTGCCGAGCACGCAGCACCTGATCGGCCGCGCCGAGCTGGCGTTGCTGCCCGACGGGGCGACGCTGATCAACACCGCACGGGGCGGCATCGTCGACTCCGCGGCGCTGCTCGCCGAGTGCGCGAGCGGTCGCCTGGACGCGATCCTCGACGTGACCGACCCCGAGCCGCTGCCCACGGGGCACCCCCTGCTGGCGTTGCCGAACGTGACGGTGACGCCCCATCTGGCCGGCTCGCTCGGATCCGAGACGCGTCGGCTGTCCCACTTCGCCCTCGACGGACTGGCCGCGTACGCCGCGGGCGAGCCGCTGCCGGGCGCCGTGACCCCGGAGGCGAGCGAACTGAGCGCCTGA
- a CDS encoding aminoglycoside phosphotransferase family protein, translating into MRLDIPDQVRQTVVADGNESWLDELPGVIESLAQDWSLRIGSSLAGGHAALVVEVTMGDGSAAVLKIGVPDRDVGQEAVALRLANGAGCARLLGEDRRRQALLLERLGAPMQAVVADPVSRHLLLCELAVRLWRPLGPDVDLPTGARVAERYADQLPRLWEQAGEPCSPATVADALDCMEQRRRAHDDRSAVLVHGDIHEMNALQARDGTYKLIDPAGLRAEPACDLGTIVRSNPDLGDDLRARTERLASLTGVDATAIWEWGTIHRVVSGVYACSIGFQPFGGLLLAEADRLTA; encoded by the coding sequence GTGAGGCTCGACATCCCCGACCAGGTCCGTCAGACGGTCGTGGCCGACGGGAACGAGTCCTGGCTGGACGAGCTGCCGGGCGTGATTGAATCGCTGGCCCAGGACTGGTCTTTGAGGATCGGGAGCAGCCTCGCGGGCGGTCACGCCGCCCTGGTTGTCGAGGTGACGATGGGCGACGGATCCGCAGCGGTCCTCAAGATCGGCGTGCCGGATCGGGACGTCGGGCAAGAGGCCGTGGCACTGCGCCTGGCGAACGGAGCAGGATGCGCCAGGCTTCTGGGCGAAGACAGGCGGCGACAGGCCCTTCTACTGGAGCGCCTGGGTGCTCCGATGCAAGCCGTCGTGGCCGACCCCGTCAGCCGCCACCTCCTGTTGTGCGAGCTGGCTGTTCGCCTGTGGCGTCCGCTTGGTCCCGACGTCGACCTTCCCACCGGCGCGAGGGTGGCTGAGCGGTACGCCGACCAGTTGCCACGGTTGTGGGAGCAGGCGGGTGAACCGTGTTCGCCAGCGACCGTGGCTGACGCGTTGGACTGCATGGAACAGCGTCGCCGCGCGCACGACGACCGGTCCGCAGTCCTGGTCCACGGTGACATCCACGAGATGAACGCCCTGCAGGCGCGCGATGGTACCTACAAGCTCATCGATCCGGCCGGACTGCGGGCCGAACCGGCGTGCGATCTCGGCACCATCGTGCGGAGCAATCCGGACCTCGGTGATGACCTCCGGGCGCGGACCGAGCGGCTGGCCTCACTGACGGGCGTCGATGCCACCGCGATCTGGGAGTGGGGAACCATCCACCGCGTCGTCAGCGGCGTCTACGCCTGCAGTATCGGTTTCCAACCCTTCGGCGGGCTGCTGCTGGCCGAGGCGGATCGCCTCACGGCGTAG
- a CDS encoding APC family permease encodes MGTDSTAGAQPALARRLGTADAVMIGLASMIGAGVFTVFAPAAQAAGAGLLIGLGIAAAVALANATSSAQLAAVYPTSGGTYVYGRERLGPWWGFGAGWAFVIGKTASCAAMALAVAEYAAPEAWRRPVALAAVIVLAALNYRGITKTMRAARVIVVAVLAVLVLVLVATLGVGDPDAANLDGWATPSAGWYGVLQSAGLLFFAFAGYARIATLGEEVRDPTRTIPRAILGALAVAVGLYALVAVAVLTVLGPDGVASSVAPLAAAVEAGPWSAAVPIVRAGAAVAALGALLALLTGVGRTTLAMARGDDLPRWLAAVHPRYLVPHHAEVAIAVVIGVLVLTVDLKDAIGFSSFGVLLYYLIANLSAWTQTGADRRYPRWLQGLGAGGCAVLVATLPPPTIAVGVGVLAVGVAYRVLRHRVLRRTAG; translated from the coding sequence ATGGGTACGGATTCCACGGCGGGCGCGCAGCCCGCCCTGGCGCGTCGGCTGGGTACCGCCGACGCGGTGATGATCGGGCTCGCGTCGATGATCGGCGCGGGTGTGTTCACGGTGTTCGCCCCGGCAGCCCAGGCCGCCGGGGCCGGTCTGCTCATCGGCCTGGGCATCGCGGCGGCGGTGGCCCTGGCCAACGCGACCTCGTCGGCGCAGCTCGCCGCCGTCTACCCGACCTCGGGTGGCACCTACGTCTACGGCCGCGAACGGCTCGGGCCGTGGTGGGGCTTCGGAGCCGGGTGGGCGTTCGTCATCGGCAAGACGGCCAGCTGCGCCGCGATGGCGCTCGCGGTCGCCGAGTACGCGGCGCCGGAGGCCTGGCGCAGGCCGGTCGCCCTCGCGGCAGTGATCGTCCTCGCCGCGCTGAACTACCGCGGCATCACGAAGACGATGCGGGCCGCCCGGGTGATCGTCGTCGCGGTCCTGGCCGTGCTCGTGCTCGTCCTCGTGGCGACCCTCGGCGTCGGCGACCCGGACGCCGCCAATCTCGACGGGTGGGCGACGCCGTCCGCCGGCTGGTACGGGGTGCTCCAGTCCGCGGGCCTGTTGTTCTTCGCGTTCGCCGGCTACGCGCGGATCGCGACCCTCGGCGAGGAGGTCCGCGACCCGACCCGCACCATCCCGCGCGCGATCCTCGGGGCGCTCGCGGTCGCCGTCGGGCTGTACGCGCTCGTCGCGGTCGCGGTGCTGACCGTCCTGGGGCCCGACGGCGTCGCCTCCTCGGTCGCGCCGCTCGCCGCCGCGGTGGAGGCGGGTCCGTGGTCGGCGGCGGTACCGATCGTGCGGGCCGGGGCCGCTGTCGCCGCCCTCGGGGCGCTGCTCGCGCTGCTCACCGGGGTCGGTCGGACCACGCTGGCGATGGCGCGGGGCGACGACCTGCCCCGGTGGCTCGCCGCGGTCCACCCCCGGTACCTGGTGCCCCATCACGCGGAGGTCGCGATCGCCGTCGTGATCGGTGTCCTGGTGCTCACCGTGGACCTGAAGGACGCGATCGGGTTCTCCTCGTTCGGGGTGCTGTTGTACTACCTGATCGCGAACCTGTCCGCCTGGACGCAGACCGGCGCCGACCGCCGGTATCCGAGGTGGCTGCAGGGGCTCGGCGCCGGAGGGTGCGCCGTGCTGGTGGCCACGCTGCCACCGCCGACGATCGCGGTCGGGGTGGGCGTGCTCGCCGTCGGGGTGGCCTACCGGGTGCTCCGGCACCGGGTCCTGCGGCGGACCGCAGGGTGA
- a CDS encoding LacI family DNA-binding transcriptional regulator, which translates to MDVVGQPGGPVAGSRRAEVLAAVAERGMIRVTDLARELGVTPVTVRRDVAELADAGLVRRVHGGATAIETADQHRSTTPSSRVAPGRVPVVGGAVGMLVPSLDYYWPDVARGVEEETRALGLRMALRGSVYEAADERGDVQRLLEGGADGLLLAPTVTGPGGDLMRAWLAETEVPVVLMERNAVVGDERRAVESVTTDHRGGIAMAVHHFTSLGHRRIGVALSQHSPHVGQLHAGWHAACTDLGLDTAGVVDLPVPDRPDPGFTAAIEAVVDAVLATGTTALIVHSDPEALRVVQRAAERGLSVPGDLSVLAYDDQVAPLATPALSAVRPPRRTIGRTAVSLLAARMADPGRPVHRVQVSPTLKVRSSSGPPRTT; encoded by the coding sequence ATGGACGTAGTCGGGCAGCCGGGCGGGCCGGTCGCGGGCTCGCGCCGCGCCGAGGTACTGGCGGCGGTGGCAGAGCGCGGGATGATCCGCGTGACCGACCTCGCCCGCGAACTCGGCGTCACGCCGGTCACGGTGCGGCGCGACGTCGCCGAGCTCGCCGATGCCGGGCTGGTGCGCCGGGTGCACGGCGGGGCGACGGCGATCGAAACCGCGGACCAGCACCGGTCGACCACACCGTCGTCACGGGTGGCGCCCGGGCGGGTTCCGGTCGTCGGTGGCGCCGTGGGCATGCTCGTGCCGTCCCTCGACTACTACTGGCCGGACGTCGCTCGGGGGGTTGAGGAGGAGACCCGGGCGCTCGGCCTGCGGATGGCACTGCGCGGGTCGGTGTACGAGGCCGCCGACGAGCGCGGCGACGTGCAGCGCCTCCTCGAAGGCGGCGCGGACGGCCTGCTGCTCGCCCCGACCGTCACCGGACCGGGCGGAGACCTGATGCGGGCCTGGCTCGCCGAGACCGAGGTGCCGGTCGTGCTCATGGAGCGCAACGCCGTCGTCGGCGACGAACGGCGCGCCGTGGAGTCCGTGACCACCGACCATCGGGGTGGCATCGCGATGGCCGTGCACCACTTCACCAGCCTGGGCCACCGCCGGATCGGGGTGGCGCTCAGCCAGCACTCCCCGCACGTGGGGCAGCTCCACGCGGGCTGGCACGCGGCGTGCACCGACCTCGGATTGGACACCGCCGGCGTCGTGGACCTACCCGTGCCGGACCGGCCGGATCCCGGCTTCACGGCCGCCATCGAAGCGGTCGTGGATGCCGTCCTGGCGACCGGGACCACGGCGCTCATCGTGCACTCCGACCCCGAGGCACTACGGGTGGTGCAGCGGGCCGCCGAGCGTGGACTGAGCGTGCCCGGTGACCTCTCCGTACTCGCCTACGACGACCAGGTGGCGCCGCTGGCCACGCCCGCGCTGTCCGCCGTCCGCCCGCCGCGGCGGACCATCGGGCGCACGGCCGTATCGCTCCTGGCCGCTCGGATGGCCGATCCCGGCCGGCCCGTGCACCGGGTCCAGGTCAGCCCGACCCTCAAGGTCCGGTCCTCCAGCGGGCCGCCGCGTACGACGTAG
- a CDS encoding carbohydrate ABC transporter permease, with protein sequence MATTVAPAPTRAPRQRPPGSRLKLRNTFIGWTFILPNFIGFAVLTLVPVLILFYLAFTSWNVFGAAEWVGLENFQDLITDRTFHTALRNTGYYALMHIPLTLAVSLGLALLLNTKLRGVAFFRTVAFFPYITSIVAIAVVWNMLFSPETGPVNQFLMALGIDNPPGWTTSTTWAMPAVALVSTWRDMGYYMLLFLAGLQAIPGELYEAARVDGANKIQRFWNVTVPSLRPTTFFVTVMLTIASFKIFDLILVMTDGGPGTATLVLSQYIYRKGFEEQQFGYASAVAIVLFVICITVTVFQFLINKRRDR encoded by the coding sequence ATGGCGACCACCGTCGCGCCGGCCCCCACCCGGGCGCCGCGGCAGCGCCCGCCCGGCAGCCGCCTGAAGCTCCGGAACACCTTCATCGGCTGGACGTTCATCCTGCCGAACTTCATCGGGTTCGCGGTGCTGACCCTGGTGCCGGTGCTCATCCTGTTCTACCTGGCGTTCACGTCCTGGAACGTGTTCGGTGCCGCCGAGTGGGTCGGCCTGGAGAACTTCCAGGACCTGATCACCGACCGCACGTTCCACACCGCGCTGCGCAACACCGGCTACTACGCGCTCATGCACATCCCGCTGACGCTCGCGGTGTCCCTCGGACTGGCGCTCCTGCTGAACACCAAGCTGCGCGGCGTCGCGTTCTTCCGGACGGTCGCGTTCTTCCCCTACATCACCTCGATCGTTGCCATCGCGGTGGTCTGGAACATGCTGTTCTCGCCCGAGACCGGCCCGGTGAACCAGTTCCTCATGGCGCTCGGCATCGACAACCCGCCCGGCTGGACCACCTCGACCACCTGGGCGATGCCGGCCGTCGCGCTCGTGAGCACCTGGCGGGACATGGGCTACTACATGCTGCTGTTCCTCGCCGGCCTCCAGGCGATCCCGGGCGAGCTGTACGAGGCCGCGCGGGTGGATGGCGCGAACAAGATCCAACGGTTCTGGAACGTGACCGTCCCGAGCCTTCGCCCGACCACGTTCTTCGTGACCGTGATGCTGACGATCGCGAGCTTCAAGATCTTCGACCTGATCCTGGTGATGACCGACGGCGGGCCCGGCACGGCCACGCTCGTGCTGTCCCAGTACATCTACCGCAAGGGCTTCGAGGAGCAGCAGTTCGGGTACGCGTCCGCGGTCGCGATCGTCCTCTTCGTCATCTGCATCACCGTCACGGTGTTCCAGTTCCTCATCAACAAGCGCAGGGATCGCTGA
- a CDS encoding TetR/AcrR family transcriptional regulator produces the protein MPLPPQSAPPRTNRGPAAGPENRRALIAAAREIYADDGPDAPFSAVAKRAGVGQGSLYRHFPDRTALAIAVYEENLAELEAYARAGRITLDDLFTRAITHAASSMGFIALIESGRHDPRVEALGARFLEVVERLLEREQAAGRLGEHVEPKDITISTGMLATEISRTDPDQRDAVASRILTILHNAFAPGAGQAGP, from the coding sequence GTGCCACTGCCGCCTCAGAGCGCCCCGCCCCGGACCAACCGGGGACCTGCGGCCGGACCCGAGAACCGGCGCGCGCTGATCGCAGCGGCACGGGAGATCTACGCCGACGACGGCCCGGACGCGCCGTTCAGCGCGGTCGCCAAGCGTGCCGGCGTGGGTCAGGGCAGCCTGTACCGGCACTTCCCGGACCGGACGGCGCTCGCCATCGCGGTCTATGAGGAGAATCTCGCCGAGCTGGAAGCGTATGCGCGGGCGGGGCGGATCACGCTCGACGACCTGTTCACCCGGGCGATCACGCACGCCGCCAGTTCGATGGGCTTCATCGCGCTCATCGAGAGCGGCCGCCACGATCCCCGGGTCGAGGCGCTCGGGGCGCGCTTCCTGGAGGTCGTCGAGCGTCTGCTCGAGCGGGAGCAGGCAGCAGGGCGCCTGGGTGAGCACGTCGAGCCGAAGGACATCACGATCTCGACCGGCATGCTGGCCACCGAGATCTCCAGGACGGATCCGGATCAGCGCGACGCGGTCGCGAGTCGCATCCTGACGATCCTGCACAACGCGTTCGCGCCCGGGGCGGGGCAAGCCGGACCCTGA
- a CDS encoding DUF624 domain-containing protein, with product MAHPTRPGPRRRLPRLSADTWETVFGVAYLVAMTNLMLVLGALPLVLLLITTDPVSSWPALAVAGVAATPAVTAAFAVFRANTLAREAGVVRTFWRSWARHLRRSLAVGTLLISTAVVLAVDVVAISGTRPGAVLTPLLVVLFVLALITALIALVASVERPDARLRDVLKASLYLGVRRWYLTIVSLITLGLLAGLFSLHPALALGLAATPLLYAAWANSRYTLGPVLPRGASVAV from the coding sequence ATGGCTCACCCGACCCGACCCGGCCCCCGGCGACGGCTCCCTCGCCTCTCGGCGGACACCTGGGAGACGGTCTTCGGCGTCGCCTACCTGGTCGCGATGACGAACCTGATGCTCGTCCTCGGCGCCCTGCCGCTGGTGCTCCTGCTGATCACCACGGATCCGGTCTCCTCCTGGCCGGCGCTCGCGGTCGCGGGCGTCGCGGCAACCCCCGCGGTCACGGCGGCGTTCGCCGTCTTCCGCGCGAACACCCTGGCCCGTGAAGCGGGCGTGGTCCGCACGTTCTGGCGGTCCTGGGCGCGGCACCTGCGGCGCTCGCTCGCCGTCGGAACGCTGCTGATCTCGACGGCGGTGGTGCTCGCGGTGGACGTCGTCGCCATCAGCGGTACGCGCCCGGGTGCCGTGCTCACGCCGCTCCTGGTGGTGCTGTTCGTGCTCGCCTTGATCACCGCACTGATCGCGCTGGTGGCGAGCGTGGAGCGGCCGGACGCGCGCCTGCGCGATGTGCTGAAGGCGAGCCTGTACCTGGGTGTGCGCCGCTGGTACCTCACGATCGTCTCGCTGATCACGCTCGGCCTGCTCGCCGGGCTCTTCAGCCTGCACCCCGCCCTCGCCCTCGGGCTGGCCGCGACCCCGTTGCTGTACGCGGCCTGGGCGAACTCCCGGTACACCCTCGGTCCCGTCCTGCCGCGCGGTGCCAGCGTCGCGGTCTGA